In Nocardia yunnanensis, one DNA window encodes the following:
- a CDS encoding alkaline phosphatase family protein — MRGTVYRLAAAGACAVLGLTVAGCGSGGDKAGHDEHVLLLSIDGMHQSDLADYVAAHQDSALAKLAARGAQYTGAQVLAPADSFPGIMAMITGGGPKTTGVYYDDTWARDLLPAGTKDCATAAKGAQVPLTEEIDKKTEDLDGGQGLTGLPDGISAMTDDPSTVLDPAKLPVNPVTCKPISPSDYLKVNTVFSVVHAAGQRTAWSDKHPAYQIMNGKGGRSIDDLFTPEIDSNSPQGAAWTKDAEQTQRYDTYKADAVVNEIAGKDHSGAKQVGVPAVFGMNFQAVSVTQKLPASKGYGVDGKPSALLASSLDFVDRQIGRFVAALDQAGLSGKTTIVVTAKHGQSPIKPDALTRVDDKPIIDGIDAEWAATHPQTPKLIAHSIDDAAILWWLADRSPEAVAFAKRKLLAANGTGTDINGNPKPFTASGVDTAQVYAGADALTYFGASADDPRVPDLFAGTNGTVYTAGKSKIAEHGGTSPDDRHVPLLLVGSGISKHEVPQQVSLTQLAPTILDRLGLDPQQLDAVKSEHTATLPS, encoded by the coding sequence GTGCGTGGAACGGTTTACCGGCTGGCGGCGGCCGGTGCGTGTGCGGTGCTGGGGCTGACGGTCGCCGGATGCGGCAGTGGTGGTGACAAGGCCGGGCACGACGAGCATGTGCTGCTGCTGTCGATCGACGGCATGCACCAGTCGGATCTGGCCGATTATGTGGCGGCGCACCAGGATTCGGCGCTGGCGAAGCTGGCCGCGCGTGGCGCGCAGTACACCGGCGCGCAGGTGCTCGCCCCCGCCGACTCCTTCCCCGGCATCATGGCCATGATCACCGGCGGCGGCCCGAAGACCACCGGCGTCTACTACGACGACACCTGGGCGCGCGATCTGCTGCCCGCCGGCACCAAGGACTGCGCCACCGCCGCCAAGGGCGCGCAGGTGCCGTTGACCGAGGAGATCGACAAGAAGACCGAGGATCTCGACGGCGGCCAGGGCCTGACCGGGCTGCCCGACGGCATCTCGGCCATGACCGACGATCCGAGCACGGTGCTGGATCCGGCCAAGCTGCCGGTGAATCCCGTGACCTGCAAGCCGATTTCGCCGTCGGACTATCTGAAGGTCAACACCGTGTTCTCGGTCGTGCACGCGGCCGGGCAGCGCACCGCCTGGTCGGACAAGCATCCGGCGTACCAGATCATGAACGGCAAGGGCGGCCGCTCGATCGACGACCTGTTCACCCCGGAGATCGACAGCAATTCGCCCCAGGGCGCGGCCTGGACCAAGGACGCCGAGCAGACCCAGCGCTACGACACCTACAAGGCCGACGCGGTGGTCAACGAGATCGCCGGCAAGGATCACTCCGGCGCCAAGCAGGTCGGTGTGCCCGCGGTGTTCGGCATGAACTTCCAGGCCGTGTCGGTGACGCAGAAGCTGCCCGCCTCCAAGGGGTACGGCGTGGACGGGAAACCCAGTGCGCTGCTGGCGAGTTCGCTGGATTTCGTGGATCGCCAGATCGGCCGGTTCGTGGCCGCGCTGGACCAGGCGGGGCTCAGCGGTAAGACCACCATCGTGGTGACGGCCAAGCACGGGCAGTCGCCGATCAAACCGGACGCGCTGACGCGGGTGGACGACAAGCCGATCATCGACGGCATCGACGCCGAGTGGGCGGCTACCCACCCGCAGACCCCGAAGCTGATCGCGCACTCCATCGACGATGCCGCCATCCTGTGGTGGCTGGCCGACCGCTCACCCGAGGCGGTCGCCTTCGCCAAGCGAAAGCTGCTGGCGGCCAATGGAACCGGCACCGACATCAACGGCAACCCGAAGCCCTTCACCGCCTCCGGTGTGGACACCGCACAGGTGTACGCCGGCGCCGACGCGCTCACCTACTTCGGCGCCTCCGCCGACGACCCGCGCGTTCCGGACCTGTTCGCCGGCACGAACGGCACCGTTTACACCGCCGGTAAATCCAAGATCGCCGAGCACGGCGGCACCAGCCCCGACGACCGCCACGTCCCGCTGCTCCTCGTCGGCTCCGGCATCTCGAAGCACGAAGTCCCCCAACAGGTCTCGCTCACCCAGCTGGCCCCCACCATCCTGGACCGCCTCGGCCTGGACCCCCAGCAACTCGACGCCGTGAAATCCGAACACACGGCGACCCTGCCGAGCTGA
- a CDS encoding response regulator, with product MTNAAAAPTKVLVVDDEPQILRALRINLSVRGYEVTTASNGAAALRAAAEKHPDVIILDLGLPDMDGIEVLAGLRGWSTAPVIVLSARTDSSDKVEALDAGADDYVTKPFGMDELLARLRAAVRRSANTAETAEPIIETASFTVDLTAKKVIRHGHDVHLTPTEWGVLEMLVRNRGKLVGRRELLREVWGPSYATETHYLRVYLAQLRRKLEDDPSQPKHLLTEAGMGYRFQA from the coding sequence GTGACGAACGCGGCGGCAGCGCCGACCAAAGTGCTTGTGGTCGATGACGAACCACAGATCCTGCGCGCCCTGCGCATCAACCTGTCGGTCCGCGGCTACGAGGTGACCACCGCGTCCAATGGCGCGGCCGCCCTGCGCGCCGCCGCCGAGAAGCACCCCGACGTCATCATCCTCGACCTCGGCCTGCCCGATATGGACGGCATCGAGGTGCTGGCCGGATTGCGCGGCTGGTCCACCGCGCCGGTGATCGTGCTGTCGGCGCGCACCGACTCCTCCGACAAGGTGGAGGCGCTCGACGCCGGCGCCGACGACTACGTCACCAAACCCTTCGGCATGGACGAGCTGCTGGCGCGGCTGCGCGCCGCCGTGCGCCGCTCCGCCAATACCGCCGAAACCGCCGAACCCATCATCGAAACCGCCTCCTTCACCGTCGATCTCACCGCCAAGAAGGTCATCCGGCACGGCCACGACGTCCACCTCACCCCCACCGAATGGGGCGTGCTGGAAATGCTGGTCCGCAACAGGGGCAAACTCGTCGGCCGCCGCGAACTCCTGCGCGAAGTCTGGGGCCCTTCCTACGCCACCGAAACCCATTACCTGCGCGTCTATCTCGCCCAGCTCCGCCGCAAACTCGAAGACGACCCCTCCCAGCCCAAACACCTCCTCACCGAGGCGGGCATGGGCTACCGCTTCCAGGCGTGA
- a CDS encoding sensor histidine kinase encodes MKRGQLRIYLGAAPGVGKTYSMLSEAHRRLERGRDVVAAVVETHGRSKTAEMLGGIERIPPKLIEYRGTSMPELDVEAVLRRRPAVVLVDELAHTNIPGSKHEKRWQDVQELLDAGIDVVSTVNVQHLESLNDVVEQITGVVQRETVPDWVVRSADQVELVDITPEALRRRMSHGNVYAAEKVDAALRNYFRPGNLTALRELALLWLADQVDAALAKYRADHKITTTWEARERVVVAVTGGPESETIVRRASRIAAKSSAELIVLHIVRGDGLAGVSAQRLGRLRDLATSLDASLHTVTGEDVPSALLDFARQVNATQLVLGTSRRSRWARMLDEGIGATVVQESGKIDVHMVTHEESNKGGKLRWSSLTRGERKIGSWSAAVVVPSLICAVIYFWLDRLLDLSGESALFFIGVIAVALLGGVAPAALSAILSGVLLNWFFTEPRYSLTIAQLDNFLTIVVLLFVAVAVAALVDVAAKRTREARKASRQAELLALFAGSVLHGADLQDLLERARETYGQEAVSLVTDDGVVASAGEDPPTQVDDSLTALEAGDDIHWLLLRGRAVNSGDRLVLGAVANQAAGLVHQTQLQEEASAAQAVMEADKLRRALLSAVSHDLRTPLAAAKAAVSSLRSEDVEFSPEDTAELLETIEESVDQLTALVGNLLDSSRLAVGVIKPQVRKIYLDEVVHHALMGMGTRGMRRTTMDRVKVDVDTISVRADPGLLERVLANLIDNAARYSPRDSAVRVAAEQVGTRVAITVVDTGPGVPTGLEDQLFEPFQRLGDRDNSTGVGLGLSVVRGFVDAMGGTVHAEPTPGGGLTMVIDLPAGEDPAGTAEENG; translated from the coding sequence GTGAAACGCGGCCAACTACGCATCTACCTCGGCGCGGCCCCCGGCGTGGGCAAGACCTATTCGATGCTCTCGGAAGCGCATCGGCGGCTGGAGCGCGGACGCGATGTGGTGGCGGCCGTGGTGGAGACCCACGGCCGCAGCAAGACCGCCGAGATGCTCGGCGGGATCGAGCGCATCCCACCCAAGCTGATCGAGTATCGCGGCACCAGCATGCCCGAGTTGGATGTCGAGGCGGTGCTGCGGCGGCGACCGGCGGTGGTGCTGGTCGACGAATTGGCGCACACCAACATTCCGGGCAGCAAGCACGAGAAGCGCTGGCAGGACGTGCAGGAACTGCTGGACGCGGGCATCGACGTGGTGTCCACGGTCAATGTGCAGCACCTCGAGAGCCTCAACGACGTGGTAGAGCAGATCACCGGGGTGGTGCAGCGAGAAACCGTGCCGGACTGGGTGGTTCGCTCCGCCGACCAGGTGGAGCTGGTCGACATCACGCCGGAAGCCTTGCGGCGCAGGATGTCCCACGGCAACGTGTACGCGGCCGAGAAGGTCGACGCCGCGCTGCGCAACTACTTCCGCCCCGGCAACCTGACCGCGCTGCGCGAGCTGGCGCTGCTGTGGCTGGCCGACCAGGTCGACGCCGCGCTCGCCAAATACCGTGCCGACCACAAGATCACCACCACCTGGGAGGCGCGCGAACGCGTCGTGGTGGCCGTGACCGGCGGCCCGGAATCCGAGACCATCGTGCGCCGCGCCAGCCGCATCGCCGCCAAATCCAGTGCGGAGCTGATCGTGCTGCACATCGTGCGCGGTGACGGCCTGGCAGGGGTGTCGGCGCAGCGGCTGGGCCGACTGCGCGATCTGGCCACCAGCCTCGACGCCAGCCTGCACACCGTCACCGGTGAGGACGTGCCCTCGGCGCTGCTGGATTTCGCGCGCCAGGTCAACGCCACCCAGCTGGTGCTGGGCACCTCGCGGCGCTCGCGCTGGGCGCGCATGCTCGACGAGGGCATCGGCGCCACCGTGGTGCAGGAGTCCGGCAAGATCGACGTGCACATGGTGACCCACGAGGAATCCAACAAGGGCGGCAAGTTGCGCTGGTCCTCGCTCACCAGGGGCGAACGCAAGATCGGCTCCTGGTCGGCGGCGGTCGTGGTGCCGTCGCTGATCTGCGCCGTCATCTACTTCTGGCTCGATCGCCTGCTCGACCTCAGCGGCGAGAGCGCGCTGTTCTTCATCGGCGTCATCGCGGTGGCGCTGCTGGGCGGCGTGGCCCCGGCGGCCCTGTCGGCGATTCTGTCGGGTGTCCTGCTGAACTGGTTCTTCACCGAACCCCGCTACAGCCTGACCATCGCCCAGCTCGACAACTTCCTGACCATCGTGGTGCTGCTGTTCGTGGCGGTCGCGGTGGCGGCGCTGGTGGACGTGGCCGCCAAACGAACCCGCGAGGCGCGCAAGGCCTCTCGGCAAGCCGAACTGCTCGCGCTGTTCGCGGGCTCGGTGCTGCACGGCGCGGATCTGCAGGATCTGCTCGAGCGCGCCCGCGAGACCTATGGCCAAGAAGCGGTCAGCCTGGTCACCGATGACGGGGTGGTCGCGTCGGCGGGCGAGGACCCGCCGACCCAGGTCGATGACTCCCTCACCGCATTGGAGGCAGGCGATGACATCCACTGGCTGCTACTGCGCGGGCGTGCCGTGAACTCCGGAGACCGCCTCGTGCTGGGAGCGGTCGCCAATCAGGCCGCGGGACTGGTCCATCAGACGCAACTGCAGGAGGAGGCCAGCGCCGCCCAGGCGGTCATGGAGGCCGACAAGCTGCGCCGCGCGCTGCTCTCGGCGGTCAGCCACGACCTGCGCACGCCGCTGGCGGCGGCCAAGGCGGCGGTGTCCAGCCTGCGCAGCGAGGACGTGGAGTTCTCACCCGAGGACACCGCCGAATTGCTGGAAACCATCGAGGAATCCGTGGATCAGCTGACCGCGCTGGTCGGCAACCTGCTCGATTCCTCCCGCCTGGCGGTCGGCGTGATCAAACCCCAGGTGCGCAAGATCTACCTCGACGAGGTGGTGCACCACGCGCTCATGGGCATGGGCACCCGCGGCATGCGCCGCACCACCATGGACCGGGTGAAGGTCGATGTCGACACCATCTCGGTGCGCGCCGATCCCGGGCTGCTGGAGCGGGTGCTGGCCAACCTCATCGACAACGCGGCCCGCTACTCCCCCAGGGATTCGGCGGTGCGCGTCGCGGCGGAGCAGGTCGGGACGCGGGTGGCCATTACGGTGGTCGATACCGGACCGGGTGTACCGACCGGGCTGGAGGATCAGTTGTTCGAGCCGTTCCAGCGGCTCGGGGACCGGGATAATTCGACCGGTGTGGGCCTGGGCCTGTCGGTGGTCCGGGGTTTCGTGGACGCCATGGGCGGCACCGTGCACGCGGAGCCCACCCCCGGCGGCGGTTTGACCATGGTGATCGATCTGCCCGCGGGCGAGGACCCGGCGGGCACGGCAGAGGAGAACGGGTGA